CAACACGCCATTCGCTGTTGTAAAGCTCCACGAAGGTCATCACGGCTTCGCGAACGTCGGTGATGTTACGGAAAACCCGGCCATAGATGGCCTGCTCTTTCAAGGTGCGGTTGAACCGTTCGGCAACTCCATTGGTCTGGGGTTCGGCAACAAAGGCAAAGCTGGGAGTGATCCCCCAGAACTTGATCTGGTTCTGAAAATGGTCTGAGAGGTACTGGGTGCCGTGATCCATGCGCAGGGATA
This genomic interval from Desulfuromonas thiophila contains the following:
- a CDS encoding integrase core domain-containing protein produces the protein SLRMDHGTQYLSDHFQNQIKFWGITPSFAFVAEPQTNGVAERFNRTLKEQAIYGRVFRNITDVREAVMTFVELYNSEWRVEKNGFRSPDEIRQAA